GATATCCATGACTTTGAATAAAAGGAACTTTAGCACAAATATTCAGGTTAGATTCCCAGCCTTTATCTAAGATCATAGCCCCAGAGCAAATTAATGCTCCGCGATAAGGGACTTTAGAAGATAAGATAAGATGCGTGGTCATCATAGCACCTTGACTAAATCCTCCGAGAATAATCTCATGACGCGGACGATCCAATTCCGTAATAAGTTTTTCTAAAGCAGCTTTGGGCTTCTCAAAGTTCATATTAAAAAGCACCTGATATTGATGCTCTGTTTCTGGAGTAATATCAGGGTTGGAAATGAGACTTTGAAATAAAGGAACATCCAAGGGGAACCACGCTCTTCCTCCTGCAAACCCCTCTACTTGCTCTATGCCATGGGGAAATATCCAAGTTGGACGCACACCTTTGAAAGGACACGCTGATGGAAAAAATGTTAGATTGTCAGCGTCAGCTCCATAACCATGTAAAAATATGATTATAGGGTCGTTAGGATCCCCAGGACAGACAATAGCATCTAAATCAGAAAAACTACGACGAAAAAAGGAATATTCCATGGATTATTACTCAACAGTAACTGGTGGTGAAAATTATAAATTAAAGGTAGACGGATTAATTTTAGAGATCAAGAATTTCTATGCAATTTTATTAGTTTTAAGGTCACCATCTTCTTTAAGAATAATCTATGCGGCAAAAAAACTTGGATTAAGAAAATAGCTGTGTTACAGTCTTTTCAAACAGATAATCCTTAAGTTTCTGGAAAAAAAATATAGGGAATTATTAATTCTGATGTCTTTATGTTCTCTCCCGATCAAGCTCTTTTTATAAAAAAAGCCTCAGAGCATTTACAACAGGGGAAGGTAATAGCCTTCCCTACGGATACTGTCTATGGGTTAGGAGTAGCATTAAATTCTCAAAATGCCGAGTTACAAATTTATACCCTAAAGCAAAGAGATGCCAAAAAGCCTCTCGTTGTTTATGTAAATACAATCGAGGATATTGAAAAAATATCCGGATGCTCATTATCAGAAAATGCTAGTAAATTGGCTCAAAAGTTTTTCCCTGGGCCAATCACCATACTCGTAGATCATAAAAATCCTAGATTTCATCAAGAAAAATTAGGATTTAGGATTATTTCTGTTCCTGTGATAAAGCAGTTAATCAATATCTCAGGACCTTTATTTGGAACTTCAGCAAATCTTTCTAATTTTCCTCCTGCTGTGACATCCGATGATGTTCTGGAAGATTTCTCAACTGAAAATATTTTTGTTATTCCAGGTCAATGTGACTACGGCTTAGAGTCCACTGTAATTTGCAGTGATCCCTTAACCATTTATCGTGAGGGGATAATTTCTAAAAAGACGATAGAAGAAGCTATCGGAAAAAATATAGAAATGTGCGAACACGGAAAACACCCATTTTGTCGTTATGTGAAAATTCATACTGTAGGGAATGAAAGTCATCTGAAAGAGTTCCTAAAATTACACCCGAATTTTCAAGGGATCATTTGTGAGCAGCCACAACCACGTAATTTTTACCCTACATTAAGAAAAGCATTAAAAGCCTCAGAACCAACCGTTATTTTTATATATGATAGACTTAACTCCATATATCCTGAGCTTTTACCTTATCTGACCCCTTACACTTTCACAACTAATTCTAAGTGACTCTCATGATTATAGATATACATTGCGACCTGCTTTCTCAAGACACCCTTTCTGATGAAGATCCCGGAGTGCGCTGCTCTCCGAATCAATTAATTTCTGGAGGTATAACCACGCAAGTTTGTGCTATATTTACAGAAGATAGTTCGGGATCTCCAAGCCTGGATGAACAAAACCAACTATTTTTTTCCCTTCCAGAGTCAGATACACGGATACAACTCATTACTTTCGAATCTAAAGATTGCTCTCTATTAGAAGATGAACACTCCTTAAAAATTATCCGTAGTATAGAAAATGCCTCTGGAATAGGCTCTGATGAGCAGCATCTAGACGAGATCCTCAATAAGCTAGCACATTTATTTTCCATGGGTCCTATTGCTTACTTAGGGGTTGTTTGGAATGGAAGAAATCGTTTTGGAGGGGGTGTTTTCGAGCCCTATAAGCTTACAATAGATGGTAAGCGTTTGTTAGAGGTTATGGACCAATTTTGTATTCCCGTAGATCTCAGCCACTGCTGTGATCAACTTGCCGATGATATCCTCGATTATACAGCAGATAAATTACCAAATATGCAGGTTATTGCTAGCCACTCTAACTTCCGTGAAGTGGTTAATATCCCCAGAAACCTCACAGATGCTCATGCTAAAGAAATAGCCGCTAGAGGAGGCGTAATTGGATTAAATATAGTGAACTACTTCGTAGGAGAGTCTCTGGATGCCTTAAAGCAGCATATCTCCCATGCTGAAAAACTTGGTATTCTTGATAGTCTAGTGCTTGGAACGGATTTTTTCTATGAGAAGGGAGATAATAAGTTCTTTGAAAACTGTGCTACGGCTAAAGATCATCCAAATATTCATAAAATTATTCGCGATAGCTTAACCGTAGAGGATGCTGAAAAAGTACTCAGTAAATCTGCTGACGCGCTCATAAAAAAGGTAGTGGGGCTGCAGAAAGAAAAAAGTAAAGTAAGTTTGGACATATAGATAAGTGTAAATGCGAAAAATCCCAGGGCTTTAAAAAAACCTTGGGATTTTTATCCCTCTAAAGAAAGGGCCGGTAGTAGAGCCTTACTAACTACTAAATACGTTAATGGGCGCCTTGTTGACTATCCACAACATCAATAGCTTCTTCACATTCGTCAAGGACCGGGGTAGTAGCTTCTCCTTCTTGAGGGTCATCTTGATCCCGCTGCTCATCTTGTTGACCACTTCCAGAGTGATCGCTTGATGTCGAAGAAACACTACTTGATCTCGTTGAACTTTCGGAAGGTGTAGTTGTAGGCGTTGAGGATGTGCCACGTCTCACACTTCCTAGAAAATTAGCAAGACGTGATTTCAAAGGTGTTTTAGGAGTCCCTGAAGGGGTAGAAGGCCCGCCACCCAAATTAAGGGATAGAGAAGAGGCACTTCTTACAAGCCCTCCTGGAACAGGTCCTCTTGGAGGAGTTGTTCCAGATATCTGGGATTGTATCTGAGCGAGCGCTTGAAGGGCAGCTGTTAATTGTGCTTGAGTTTCGGCCAATTCCTCTGTTTTTCTTCGCAATTTCTCTTTATATGCTTCAACACAGCGGTCTTGTTCCCTAGTTAACGTATTTAATGTGCCAGCGTGCTGTTGAGCCAACACAGCTGCGTCTTCTTGCATCCTTTGCAGTTCTAGATTCTTCTGGTTTAGACTTTCTTGTAAAGTCTCCAGTTCTTGCCTTGTTAAAGCTCTTACGGACTCCTCACCTACTTGAAGGCGATTCTCAAGATCTCGTTTTTCGGTTCGCTCAGTCTCTAGCTGATTTTCTAACTCCAGGGTTCGTGTTTGTAATTCCCCGAGTTGCCTTTGAGCTTCTGTTAAATCAACCTGAACTTTCTCATACTCTTCCAACTGTTTCTGAGACAATTCTCGAACTCCAAGAAGTTCTTGGGCTAATGTATTATCCGCCTCAGCGGTAGAAGGCTTCATAATTCGTTTGGCTAGTCCAAGAGCAAATAGCGCAGAGCCTACACCAATCACAGCGGCCCCGAAAGCTATAGAGAGTGAAGCAGGTAGGGCAGGGGCTGAAAAACTTAATAATAAGATTCCGGAAACGATTAAGATAATACCAATAACAATGAGTGTGATGCTAACAACCTTGTTGCTAAGCTGCGAGTCTTCGCATAGCCTATTCAGTAAAGATACCTTGCGGACTGCCTCGACTTGGGGGTCTGAGGATGATACTTGCGTAGCCATAGTTAAACTTTTAATAACAATAAATCCTGAAACATACTATCAAAAAAACACTTAGTTTTCAATAATTAATAAAAATTATAAGGTTGAGGAGGTGTTTATTTTTAAATAAAAGAGTTTATTAGTCTTTTTAAAAAGATAGTGTAAATTTTAATTATTATTGCCTTCCTCAGAAGTCGTCCCTAAGGCGTCCTCCCAAACATCATTGGAGTCATCCTCTATAGACTCGGAGGCAAGTTCTTCTGGAGTTGAAGAACTATTTTCTCCCAGGGGACCACCTTCTTCAGGTAAGGCCTCTGGATATGTAAGAGCTAGGATGTTAGAGGAAGATCCTGAAGTTTGAGCGCTTACTCCTGAAGATTTAAAAAAGGAGCCCAAATAGCCTGTTGTCGAGGAGACTGATGATGTTATCAAGCTCGTCCATGTAGAAGCTTCTGGCTGGAGGGGCGCTTGCAAGAGGGCTAGTTGCTCTTGGATCGTTTGCAAATTGTTTCGCAACACGCTATTCTCTATCTGTAGAGCGGCGCACCGCGTTTTACAATTTTCATAATCCGAATTCTTTGTCTCAAAATTTCTTTCAAGTAGATTTGCTCTAGAGGTTAAGCTTGATACTTGTTTTGCAGCAAGCTCGGTTTGTTTGCGTCTCGTTATCTCGACATAGTGGGATAGGTAAAGATGAGATACTCCTTGAGCAGTTAAGCTATAGGCACGAATATTTGCTAGACCAGCTACAAATAAAGCAGCTCCAATACTCGCTAAACTCAAACTGATTCCAGAGCGGAACCAACAGGTTATAAGAAGTTCGGAAATCACAGAGCCAATTATGCAAGATATACCAGAAATAATTTCTAGTATCGCAACTACTGATCTCGTTTTCCCTAGGACATTTGTCTTATCCTGGGTTAAAATCTCTAAGGGGGAGGTGAGTATTGAAGGTAAAGAGGACCCATCGGTTTTTTCTTCTTGAGGGGATAGGTTGCCACTGTTAAATGCTTGCCGTATCTCTAAGTAATTTCTTCTCCAATGAGCGCATTGAGAATAGATTGTTTTGAGACAATAAGCAATAACGCCTGTCCCTATAACGATTCCCATCATTCCTAAGGAAATACTTAACGCTGATGTAATGCCTAAAGGTAAAATTATTACCGACACCCCAATCAAAATTGTAATAGTGCCTATAATCAAAGCGCTTATAGTAGCCGCGAAAGTCTGCCGTTCATGTTTAATGAAGTTGTGGTTATTTGCTAGTATAGAAAGATAGGTACTTTGTTTCTCTGATATTTGAATTTGTAATGACCTAGGAAATAACATAAAGGTTAGTAGTGTAACTTCATCAAAAGAAGTATATTAACACCTCTTTATAAATGAGTAAATCTATTTTATTTTAAAAGCGTAGGTTAAAATAGCGTTATTAACGCCTATTAAATTGATATAATATTTTTTTTAATTATTCGTTGAAAACCGGTGCTGAAGCCGCGGTCTTATTGGTAGAAGAAAAATCAAAAGGCATGTTTTTATTATAAGAAGTAACAATTTGCACAGCCTCTTTTGCAGAATCAACTAGAAATAAATTTTTTAAATAATTTGCAGAATCATAAAAATTTTGCATCCACGTTACAAGGGGATTCCAAAACTGTTTTCCTACGAGAACAACCGGAGGACAATGTTCATTATATCTGAAGTTATCTAGAGCAAAGCACAGCTCACTCATAGTTCCAAGACCTCCAGGAAAGGCTATACAACCCGAAGAGAGGATCATCATGCTGTGAAGACGGTGGCAAATATGAGAGACCTGTAGGTAGTTTTCTTCGGGGATATAGTTATTGAGTTCGTCCCCAGCTAAGACAATCCCTAAAGATGTACCTCCAGCTAGCATCGCTCCGGCATTAGCTGCTTCCATAATCCCAGGTCCGGCCCCAGTAATCACAGCGTAACCCTGCTCAGCTAATAAATAACCTGCCTTTAGTGCTTGAGAATAGTTTTCTTCTGTAGGACAAAATCCTCCTATTACAGCAATCCAAGGGCCTTTGTTATTCAAAAATCGTTCTGCAGAGACAATTTGCTCGCAATCATCAAGGTGCGTTATTTCCCAGTCTTGAGAAAAGGAAACTAAGGAACAGCTTAGGAGGAGTGTCAAACAGATACATCGAATTTTCAAAAAACAACTTTTCATAAAAAACCAGACTAGGCTTGTTTAAACAGGGAAAATATGGTCCTAAAGAAATATAAATATCTACGTAAAAAAAAAGGTATTTTATAGTCTGTGGTCCAGTTTTATTTTTTGAAAATATAGATGATTTTCTTTCTAATCTGATTATTAATAATTTAAGGAATTAGCCGTGACTATTGTCAAAAATATTAAAAAATTATTAAGCATAAAATATTCTCTGTTTTCTATTTTCCTTTTGTCTGCAACAACGGCATTTTCCCTATCTTTTCCGGAAATTTCATCATCGTTATCTTGGGAAAAAGGAGTGATGATCTTTTCATTGGGAGGTCTGGCTTTTATTCTCGCTAGAACCATGGGAATTGTGGTTAATCAGGTAGTAGATAGGAGCATAGATGGGAGGAATCCTAGAACAGCTGCTCGGATACTACCTACGCAACAAATTTCTGTGGTTTTCTGTAGATCCGTAGTAACACTGTCAGGTCTGGTCTTTTTAGCCCTTTCTTTCATATTCAATACAAATTGTGGTTTTCTAGCTGTGCTAGCGGCGATACTTATGACGATCTATCCTCACACGAAGTGTTTTACCACTCTTTGCCATTGGGTGTTGGGTGCTGTTTACTATCTCGCTATTCTTATGAATTTCTATGCTTTTTCCTCAGGAACTCTTTCTTGGCGCGTGTTTATTGTGGCTTCTTTGTGGGGGGTGAGTGCTGGAATGATCATCGCCGGAAACGATATCATTTATGCTATTCAAGATATCGCTTTTGATAGAAAAGAACGTCTCTACAGTATCCCCGCATGTTTTGGGGAGAAGAAAGCTATACGTATTGCATCGGCATGCTTAATCATCTCCTTATTGTCGTTTTTATCTATAGGACTATTCATTACAGTTGCTCCTTGGGTAGGTGTACTAGCTATACTTCCTGTAATAGTCGTGGCTAACACAATTAAGAGTTATGGAAAAATAGACGGGTCTAACAGTAGTTGGGAAAAGTGCTTTTTTAGAGGAAATATCTATCTTGCTTTATCCTTTTTTTGCGTCATGGTAGCCTTATTAATTTCAAAAATGTAACCAATAGCAATGAAACGTTATATTATAGGCATTTCAGGAGCTTCAGGAATCATATTAGCAGTTAAACTGATCGAAGAACTATCTAGCATGAAGTATGATGTTGAAGTTATTCTTTCTCCCGCAGCTACAAAAACTCTCTATTACGAGTTGGATAGCTCATCTTTGCTATCTTTGATTCCAGAAGAAAATCACCCGTATATTCATCAGCATAATATCAAATCTATAGAAAGCAAATTAGCTTCAGGATCATATCGCGTAGACGGTACTGTTATTGTTCCTTGCAGCATGGCTACGGCGGCAGCTCTTGCTGTAGGACTGGGGGATAATCTTTTAAGAAGGGTTGCTGATGTAGCTTTAAAGGAACGCAGGAAGCTGATTTTAGTTCCTAGGGAAAGTCCCTTGCACGCAATTCATTTAGAGAACTTATTAAAGTTATCCCAAAATGGAGCAATAATTTTCCCTCCCATGCCCATGTGGTACTTTAAACCACAAACAGTCGAAGACGTCACTAACGATATTGTAGGGAAAATCCTTTCTTTACTGGATGTAAAAAGCGATTTGGAAAAAGTTTGGGAAAACCCAGCTTAATTTGTGCGTTTACCGTTAATTACTTCGTGGAGATTCTCAATGGCAATAAAAGCATTAGGATCTTCTCTGTGAACAATTTCTTTAAGTTGTGAAAGCTGCAAACGCTCTACAACAATATAAAGAAGATTTCTAGGCTCTCCAGAATATCCTCCTTCAGCATGAATATAGGTAAGCCCAACACCTAGACTATCCATAAGAATATGGCCTAGCTTTCTTGGAGAAGAGGTAATAATAGTGACGGATTTTGTATCCTCAAGACCTAAAATTACCATATCCATAACCTTCGTGGCTATACCATAGGTTAGTAGGGATACAAATGCTGTATGCCAGTTTTGATAAACAATGCCTGCTAAAGCAAAGATGAAAAAGTTAGCAAAAAGGATAACCTGACCAACGGTATAACCTCTTTTCTTGTTAATGATGATACCCATAATTTCCGTACCATCTGTTGATCCTCCGTGACGAATGATCAATCCACAGCCAACGCCTATAATTGCACCACCTAAAACAACGGTTTCCATTTCAGAGCCTTTAAAGACTATAGGACTAAAACCAAACCATATAGGAAGAGCATCAATGAGCCAAAGAGCGCAAGAAAAGATGATAACAGCTGTCATCATCTGAATTACAAAATACTTACCAATTTGCTTAAAAGCTAAAATAACGAAAGGCAAGTTAAATAAGACTAAACAGAAAGGTAGGTACTTATGACCGAAAAAGTGGGCAGCAATAAGGGATAGACCTACAATACCTCCATCAATCAGGTCATTGGGGACCAAGACCATCTGAACGCCGCAAGCGGCGAGAAACCCACCAAGAATAAACCAACTTAGTGTCTTGGAAAAGTACAGAGGAAAGCTAAACTTCGTTAAACGAGTTCCATGGGGCATTTTCAACCTCTGATTGAATGTTCGCGAGAGACGGGGCTTGAACCCGCAACTTCCGCCTTGACAGGGCGGTGCTCTAACCAATTGAACTACTCCCGCAAATGGACACGACAGGATTTGAACCTATGACCCCCTGTGTGTAAGACAGGTGCTCTAACCGCTGAGCTACGCATCCTAACAAGATTAGGTGCATACGTTAACAGAAGAAATAGTTTAATCACAATCATTTTTAGTCCAATAAGGAAGAAAGCTTATTGTTTTGTTCAAATGCTTAGAGAGTCATTGACATTTTTGATCTTGGGACAGTTCTTGGCGGTGTTTTTTAGGGAGGGATTTTTAGGAAATATTTGCTGAAAGGGATGGGGAGAAGTGTTAATGGTTTT
This window of the Chlamydia sp. BM-2023 genome carries:
- a CDS encoding alpha/beta hydrolase, giving the protein MEYSFFRRSFSDLDAIVCPGDPNDPIIIFLHGYGADADNLTFFPSACPFKGVRPTWIFPHGIEQVEGFAGGRAWFPLDVPLFQSLISNPDITPETEHQYQVLFNMNFEKPKAALEKLITELDRPRHEIILGGFSQGAMMTTHLILSSKVPYRGALICSGAMILDKGWESNLNICAKVPFIQSHGYQDNILPYYHGEKLNHLLSQRLDGEFISFHGGHEIPIAVLQKMQEAIPQWIALG
- a CDS encoding L-threonylcarbamoyladenylate synthase, with translation MFSPDQALFIKKASEHLQQGKVIAFPTDTVYGLGVALNSQNAELQIYTLKQRDAKKPLVVYVNTIEDIEKISGCSLSENASKLAQKFFPGPITILVDHKNPRFHQEKLGFRIISVPVIKQLINISGPLFGTSANLSNFPPAVTSDDVLEDFSTENIFVIPGQCDYGLESTVICSDPLTIYREGIISKKTIEEAIGKNIEMCEHGKHPFCRYVKIHTVGNESHLKEFLKLHPNFQGIICEQPQPRNFYPTLRKALKASEPTVIFIYDRLNSIYPELLPYLTPYTFTTNSK
- a CDS encoding membrane dipeptidase; translated protein: MIIDIHCDLLSQDTLSDEDPGVRCSPNQLISGGITTQVCAIFTEDSSGSPSLDEQNQLFFSLPESDTRIQLITFESKDCSLLEDEHSLKIIRSIENASGIGSDEQHLDEILNKLAHLFSMGPIAYLGVVWNGRNRFGGGVFEPYKLTIDGKRLLEVMDQFCIPVDLSHCCDQLADDILDYTADKLPNMQVIASHSNFREVVNIPRNLTDAHAKEIAARGGVIGLNIVNYFVGESLDALKQHISHAEKLGILDSLVLGTDFFYEKGDNKFFENCATAKDHPNIHKIIRDSLTVEDAEKVLSKSADALIKKVVGLQKEKSKVSLDI
- a CDS encoding IncA family protein — encoded protein: MLFPRSLQIQISEKQSTYLSILANNHNFIKHERQTFAATISALIIGTITILIGVSVIILPLGITSALSISLGMMGIVIGTGVIAYCLKTIYSQCAHWRRNYLEIRQAFNSGNLSPQEEKTDGSSLPSILTSPLEILTQDKTNVLGKTRSVVAILEIISGISCIIGSVISELLITCWFRSGISLSLASIGAALFVAGLANIRAYSLTAQGVSHLYLSHYVEITRRKQTELAAKQVSSLTSRANLLERNFETKNSDYENCKTRCAALQIENSVLRNNLQTIQEQLALLQAPLQPEASTWTSLITSSVSSTTGYLGSFFKSSGVSAQTSGSSSNILALTYPEALPEEGGPLGENSSSTPEELASESIEDDSNDVWEDALGTTSEEGNNN
- a CDS encoding LOG family protein, with translation MKSCFLKIRCICLTLLLSCSLVSFSQDWEITHLDDCEQIVSAERFLNNKGPWIAVIGGFCPTEENYSQALKAGYLLAEQGYAVITGAGPGIMEAANAGAMLAGGTSLGIVLAGDELNNYIPEENYLQVSHICHRLHSMMILSSGCIAFPGGLGTMSELCFALDNFRYNEHCPPVVLVGKQFWNPLVTWMQNFYDSANYLKNLFLVDSAKEAVQIVTSYNKNMPFDFSSTNKTAASAPVFNE
- a CDS encoding UbiA-like polyprenyltransferase → MTIVKNIKKLLSIKYSLFSIFLLSATTAFSLSFPEISSSLSWEKGVMIFSLGGLAFILARTMGIVVNQVVDRSIDGRNPRTAARILPTQQISVVFCRSVVTLSGLVFLALSFIFNTNCGFLAVLAAILMTIYPHTKCFTTLCHWVLGAVYYLAILMNFYAFSSGTLSWRVFIVASLWGVSAGMIIAGNDIIYAIQDIAFDRKERLYSIPACFGEKKAIRIASACLIISLLSFLSIGLFITVAPWVGVLAILPVIVVANTIKSYGKIDGSNSSWEKCFFRGNIYLALSFFCVMVALLISKM
- a CDS encoding flavin prenyltransferase UbiX → MKRYIIGISGASGIILAVKLIEELSSMKYDVEVILSPAATKTLYYELDSSSLLSLIPEENHPYIHQHNIKSIESKLASGSYRVDGTVIVPCSMATAAALAVGLGDNLLRRVADVALKERRKLILVPRESPLHAIHLENLLKLSQNGAIIFPPMPMWYFKPQTVEDVTNDIVGKILSLLDVKSDLEKVWENPA
- a CDS encoding YitT family protein → MPHGTRLTKFSFPLYFSKTLSWFILGGFLAACGVQMVLVPNDLIDGGIVGLSLIAAHFFGHKYLPFCLVLFNLPFVILAFKQIGKYFVIQMMTAVIIFSCALWLIDALPIWFGFSPIVFKGSEMETVVLGGAIIGVGCGLIIRHGGSTDGTEIMGIIINKKRGYTVGQVILFANFFIFALAGIVYQNWHTAFVSLLTYGIATKVMDMVILGLEDTKSVTIITSSPRKLGHILMDSLGVGLTYIHAEGGYSGEPRNLLYIVVERLQLSQLKEIVHREDPNAFIAIENLHEVINGKRTN